A stretch of Magnetococcales bacterium DNA encodes these proteins:
- a CDS encoding flippase-like domain-containing protein — MKQTLWQRLLPVIKLGASVSLIALLWYQGKLDFAALWLLSSSPWTIVMAVLFSTVSYSLGALRWIVLLRSQRIALPLSWGHKVTFLGLYCNLVLPGGGMAGDAVRLAQVIRVAPEQRLEGFLSLFVDRAVGLYGMLFIAMLAIVSNPAVVTGIGPLQLMAGVVFGAVVGVPVGAVVLYRLLHFLTEQAWFARLLAAGRLGQLLGRLLDIIRLYRNALPQLLMAFLLTLVLQGLLLMGLVLVSMAMGVGTLTPLDYAFATPWAWMANFLPLTPGGIGVGEAAFDQMCRWLETVPSGAPYGTIFLVYRMLNMLGSFPGLVIFFFDRQKVRAVIQEPGSPS; from the coding sequence ATGAAACAGACACTGTGGCAGCGGTTGCTGCCGGTGATCAAACTGGGGGCGAGCGTCAGTTTGATCGCTTTGCTGTGGTATCAGGGCAAACTGGATTTTGCCGCGTTGTGGCTGCTCTCCTCTTCTCCCTGGACCATCGTGATGGCGGTTTTGTTCAGCACCGTCAGTTACAGTCTGGGGGCTTTGCGTTGGATCGTGCTGTTGCGTTCCCAGAGAATTGCGTTGCCTTTGTCCTGGGGACACAAGGTGACGTTTCTGGGGTTGTATTGCAATCTGGTTCTGCCCGGTGGCGGCATGGCGGGGGATGCGGTCCGGTTGGCCCAGGTGATCCGGGTGGCCCCGGAACAGCGGCTGGAGGGATTTCTTTCCTTGTTCGTGGACCGGGCGGTGGGACTGTATGGTATGCTGTTCATCGCCATGCTGGCGATTGTGTCCAACCCCGCTGTGGTGACCGGCATCGGACCGTTGCAACTGATGGCCGGTGTGGTCTTCGGGGCGGTGGTGGGGGTGCCGGTGGGGGCGGTGGTGCTGTATCGGCTGCTGCATTTCCTGACGGAACAAGCCTGGTTTGCCCGCCTGCTGGCCGCGGGTCGCCTGGGTCAGTTGCTCGGGCGGCTGTTGGATATCATCCGTCTTTATCGGAATGCGTTGCCCCAACTGCTGATGGCTTTTCTGCTTACCTTGGTGTTGCAGGGGTTGCTTTTGATGGGACTGGTGCTGGTCTCCATGGCCATGGGCGTGGGCACCTTGACGCCCCTGGACTACGCCTTCGCCACCCCCTGGGCCTGGATGGCCAATTTTCTCCCTTTGACCCCCGGGGGAATTGGCGTGGGGGAGGCGGCGTTCGATCAGATGTGTCGTTGGCTGGAAACCGTGCCCTCGGGAGCCCCCTATGGCACCATTTTCCTGGTGTATCGGATGTTGAACATGCTGGGAAGCTTTCCCGGATTGGTGATTTTCTTTTTCGACCGTCAGAAGGTCCGGGCGGTGATCCAGGAACCTGGAAGCCCTTCTTGA
- a CDS encoding SEL1-like repeat protein gives MSEFFAGLSLAPRDEDDDAQKRGKEGKSHGLSLEFQPLDDTDAPHPDASASSAASWRLHEEPAPLAFNPDDEATCLAPPAMFQFHDEPATPTPPSSDTFDRESIRPSPPPTLAFDDEATCLAPPHSLVSDDEATVMAPTTRSTTSPVTASVTASVTRGGHTRAPLNYGDENTSLPTLTQLDPDGDGATEATRAREPINSDALPIGHMLMWYRIEQVLGQGGFGLTYRAKDTRLNNFVAIKEYLPTQLASRGTDGGIHPKGPDQEEPFIKGRERFLNEARTLARFKHPALVRVATFFEEANSAYMAMEFEEGESLGSVLKAKKTLEEPELLKIVMPLLQGLQALHAENIIHRDIKPDNIFIRKKDGTPVLLDFGSARKTDAGDNMTAMLTPSYAPMEQYFEDASRQGPWTDIYAMGAVMYRIISGRKPVGAPQRSNAIMRNQPDPLVAAVEVGIGRYSESLLKAIDVALAVVETDRPKTIQEWLKSVEVAMPEEELHGMERVMSKLPKDPKLKAAVIGVMLLTLGGLGYGAWSLISQAAGPPVLTQAEIQAQAMAALKAKADQGDVAAMREMAERHLKGDGFSKDLTVALNWYRQAAKQGDAVSRFELATAYASGNGVPKNEEKAAEYYEQAAQQGHPKAQARLAEVLENGHGIKADAAKALEWHEKAAKQGDANSQYKMGVAHETGSGMPKNDQTALTLYLAAADKGVAEAQFKAGLFFLSGRGTQADPAKAAQWLLNAAQKDIAEAQFQYAQLLTKGTGVEKNPKEAARWIFKAANLEHPEAQLQLAILFERGAGIRQDGIQSFKWYRKAADQGNLKAQLILAEMYRSGKGVDQNFQEATRMFEMAAKQGNAEAQNGLGTHYRFGLGPPKDAEQAIQWFQKAAEQDHPDAQYHLGAMYENGEGIKQDYAKAIEWYRKSATKGHTGALSSMGWMHEEGKGVAVNLNEAAKWYQKATLRGDARSQKNLAWMYEEGRGVKRNTPMAFALYTLAAAQKDKDAKRNITLITQDMTPEQLRKGAALVKQLDEIVQKFKELREKKHQTSPVSQAASSGNPVHKTP, from the coding sequence GTGAGTGAGTTTTTTGCCGGACTTTCCCTGGCCCCCCGCGACGAGGATGACGACGCTCAAAAACGCGGAAAGGAGGGAAAATCCCATGGTCTCTCTCTGGAATTCCAACCCCTGGACGACACAGACGCCCCGCATCCGGACGCTTCCGCTTCGTCCGCCGCCTCGTGGCGACTCCACGAAGAACCGGCCCCTCTGGCCTTCAATCCGGATGACGAAGCCACCTGTCTGGCTCCACCCGCGATGTTCCAGTTCCACGACGAGCCGGCCACGCCGACGCCACCATCCAGCGACACATTTGACCGCGAATCCATCCGCCCGTCTCCGCCCCCGACCCTGGCGTTCGACGACGAAGCCACCTGTCTGGCTCCGCCCCACTCCCTGGTCTCCGATGACGAGGCCACGGTCATGGCCCCCACCACCCGCTCCACCACCTCCCCCGTCACCGCGTCGGTCACCGCGTCGGTCACCCGGGGAGGCCATACCCGCGCACCTTTGAATTATGGAGATGAAAACACCTCCCTGCCCACCCTGACCCAACTGGACCCGGATGGAGACGGCGCCACCGAGGCCACCCGCGCCCGGGAACCGATCAACTCCGACGCCCTGCCCATCGGTCACATGCTCATGTGGTACCGGATCGAACAGGTGCTGGGTCAGGGGGGCTTCGGATTGACCTATCGGGCCAAGGATACCCGGCTCAACAACTTTGTGGCCATCAAGGAGTATCTGCCCACCCAGTTGGCCAGCCGTGGCACCGATGGGGGCATCCATCCCAAGGGACCGGATCAGGAGGAACCCTTCATCAAAGGTCGGGAACGCTTCCTCAACGAAGCCCGCACCCTGGCCCGCTTCAAACATCCGGCGCTGGTGCGGGTGGCCACCTTCTTTGAAGAGGCCAACTCCGCCTACATGGCCATGGAGTTCGAGGAAGGCGAATCCCTCGGCTCGGTACTCAAGGCGAAAAAAACCCTGGAGGAACCGGAACTCCTCAAGATCGTCATGCCGCTGCTGCAAGGACTTCAGGCGCTGCACGCGGAAAACATCATCCATCGGGACATCAAGCCGGACAACATCTTCATTCGCAAAAAAGATGGCACGCCGGTGCTGCTGGACTTCGGTTCCGCCCGCAAGACCGATGCCGGGGACAACATGACCGCCATGCTCACCCCGAGCTACGCCCCCATGGAGCAGTATTTCGAGGATGCCAGCCGTCAAGGCCCCTGGACCGACATCTACGCCATGGGTGCGGTGATGTACCGGATCATCAGCGGTCGCAAGCCGGTGGGAGCGCCGCAACGCAGCAACGCCATCATGCGCAATCAGCCGGATCCCCTGGTGGCGGCGGTGGAAGTCGGCATCGGACGCTATTCGGAATCCCTGCTCAAGGCCATCGACGTAGCCCTGGCGGTGGTGGAGACGGATCGTCCCAAAACCATCCAGGAGTGGTTGAAGTCGGTGGAAGTCGCCATGCCGGAGGAAGAACTCCACGGCATGGAACGGGTGATGAGCAAACTCCCCAAGGATCCGAAACTCAAGGCCGCGGTCATCGGGGTGATGCTCCTGACCCTCGGCGGTCTGGGCTATGGGGCCTGGAGCCTCATCAGTCAGGCGGCAGGTCCGCCGGTACTCACCCAGGCGGAAATTCAAGCCCAGGCCATGGCCGCCCTCAAGGCCAAAGCCGACCAGGGCGACGTGGCCGCCATGCGGGAGATGGCCGAACGGCATCTGAAAGGGGATGGATTTTCCAAGGATCTCACCGTGGCCCTGAACTGGTACCGTCAGGCGGCCAAACAAGGCGACGCCGTCTCCCGGTTTGAACTGGCCACGGCTTACGCGTCGGGCAACGGCGTGCCCAAAAACGAGGAGAAGGCGGCGGAATACTACGAACAGGCCGCCCAGCAGGGACACCCCAAAGCCCAGGCCCGCCTGGCGGAAGTCCTGGAAAACGGTCACGGCATCAAGGCCGACGCCGCCAAGGCCCTGGAATGGCACGAAAAGGCCGCCAAACAAGGGGATGCCAACTCTCAATACAAAATGGGGGTGGCCCACGAAACCGGCTCCGGCATGCCCAAGAACGATCAGACCGCCCTGACCTTGTACCTGGCGGCGGCAGACAAGGGAGTGGCCGAGGCCCAATTCAAGGCTGGCCTGTTTTTTCTGTCGGGACGGGGCACCCAGGCCGATCCCGCCAAGGCGGCCCAATGGCTGCTCAACGCCGCCCAGAAGGATATCGCGGAAGCCCAGTTCCAGTATGCCCAACTGCTGACCAAAGGCACCGGAGTCGAAAAAAATCCCAAAGAGGCGGCCCGCTGGATTTTCAAGGCGGCCAACCTGGAACACCCGGAAGCGCAACTGCAACTGGCGATCCTGTTTGAACGGGGCGCGGGCATCCGACAGGATGGCATTCAATCCTTCAAGTGGTACCGCAAGGCGGCGGATCAGGGCAACCTCAAGGCGCAATTGATTCTGGCGGAGATGTACCGCTCCGGCAAAGGGGTGGATCAAAACTTCCAGGAAGCCACCCGCATGTTTGAAATGGCCGCCAAACAAGGCAACGCCGAAGCGCAAAACGGTCTGGGCACCCATTACCGCTTTGGTCTGGGCCCCCCCAAGGATGCGGAACAGGCGATCCAGTGGTTCCAAAAAGCCGCGGAACAGGATCACCCGGATGCCCAGTATCACCTGGGCGCCATGTACGAAAACGGCGAAGGGATCAAACAGGATTACGCCAAGGCCATCGAATGGTATCGCAAGTCCGCCACCAAGGGTCATACCGGCGCCTTGAGCAGCATGGGCTGGATGCACGAAGAGGGCAAAGGGGTGGCGGTGAATCTCAACGAGGCGGCCAAATGGTATCAAAAAGCCACCTTGCGGGGAGATGCCCGTTCCCAGAAAAATCTGGCCTGGATGTACGAAGAGGGACGGGGCGTCAAACGCAACACGCCCATGGCTTTTGCCCTCTACACCCTGGCCGCCGCCCAGAAAGACAAGGACGCCAAACGCAACATCACCCTGATCACCCAGGACATGACCCCGGAACAATTGCGCAAAGGAGCCGCACTGGTCAAGCAACTCGACGAAATCGTGCAAAAGTTCAAGGAACTCCGGGAAAAGAAACATCAAACCTCCCCGGTCAGTCAGGCGGCCTCCTCCGGCAATCCGGTCCACAAGACCCCCTGA